The Leishmania infantum JPCM5 genome chromosome 19 region CTACTGGCGAACGCTGGTGTGAACTGGGAGTTGAAGGCCGCTGCGATGTCTCTCTACCGCACAATCCTCAAGTCTTTGCCAATGATTAAGCACTACTACTGGCTGCTCGTTCCCCTTCCGGAGATGAAGGACAAGATTCGCCTCCGCTTTTTGCAGAACCAGCACACGAAAGACCCAGACGCGATTCGACACTTGCTTCATAACGGCTGGATGGAGTTTCAGGAGTCTATCATGttccgccgcccccgcgcGACCATCGAAAAGTACTTTGAGCACGAGAGCATGGATGAACTGAGCAAGCAGTACACCAAGGAGGAAGGCCTGATGAGTAGTGAACGCGAGTTCTGGAacggcgaggagcagcgccgcgaagGCCCGCACAACGGTCATTGGTCGTGGCTTGGTGAGCAGTGCGAGAAAGAGTTTACCAAGATTGCGGGCCGCATCCCGATTTCCTGGACAGCCTCGAGGGGCTACTTTGAGAAGGGGCAAGCCGACGGCACGAACTACTGGGAGAAGAATCTTGACTACGAAGGCTGGTACATCAAGAACGTCGACCCTGACCGCCAGAATGCGCGGCGCGAGATGCAGGGGTGGGTTGAGAGCGGCTACAACCAGCCGAAGCACTACGCCAGCAAGAACCGTCGCGGTTACCGCCGCATGGTGAAGGATATTGAGACGCTCATGGAGACCTCCATGGAGGATCTGTATACACACAACCGCGAGCAGCTATTTCAATACCTGATCCGCGAGAGCAGCCCCGAATCCAATCGCATCAACGCGGAGCGCACGCTGGCGTACCAGGACGACGACTTCTACTCTACTCGGTTTGAGGAGTACGAGAAGTGCCTGAAGCAGGCCATGCGCGAGATGCCGAACCCGCGCCTATGGAAGACCGACGCCTTCTACTTCCGTCTGCGTTACCTGCTGGCCCCTTTGGAATACAACTGGGCCAAGCTACCCGTCGGTGCGACTCAAGAGAAGCTCTTCAACGAGTGGATCTCGGACAACTGCAACTACGCCATCTACACGAGTGACGTCTTCACTCAGATCAAGGCGGACAAGACGCGTAACCCCATGGCCAAGACTTGGGCTGACTTCTACACGGAGTTCGATCCCGACGTGCCGGAGACGCGCAATCTCCCGTGGTATCATAGGGACTTCGATTACGACCGTCGCCACAAGTGGGACGAGCGGTGCATGCGGATGAAGCGCTGGGTTCAGAGCGGCACCATTGACGGCAAACACGCATACTTTGACAGCATCGTTGCCGAGTGGGAGCAGTATGTGAACCGCCCAGAGCGCTTCCGTGCGCCAGACAGCGCCGAGCGCCGCTACGCAGCACCGCGAATGGTACAGCTGTACCGTGCACTGAACCGCGTGATGGATGTGGCGCTTGCAGACCAGATGAGGCAGACGATCGAGAAGGGTCGCGACCTCAGCAAGATGTCTGTCGAGGACGTGCAAAGGCggctcgccgcggcggactTCACCAACTTCCGGTTTGAGGTGCCCGTCATTATTTACcctgacggcgccgcccagCCGCAGCTTGGTCTGAACGGCTGTtctgtcgccaccgccgccgcctccgcgacaGCGGCTGCGTAGAGGGCAGGTGAAATCCACGTTGCTAAACCTGCTTGAAGAACGCTCCTTGTTTtcatcgtttttttttccactGTTattgcgttttttttttagcgCTGCTTTATATTTTGTTGGAGGTCGTGCGTCTCCTCCTGGTGCGTTTGTGTCTTGGCAATGATTTGATGCCTCGCCTTTGGGCAGGCGTCTTGTGTATgcctctttttgttttctttcccCCTTGTGCTTTTCATGCCTCAGACTCTGTGCCTTAGGGTTGTGTTTCTGCTTAGTAGCAGCTTGCCGCGCGTACTGGGATGTTTGCGTGTGACAGCTCACCCGCAAAGGGAGTACGCTGCTGATGtgaaaggggggaggcaaGGCGGGAAGAGGGACGTGCATGCTGACGCTGGGGGCGCTAGAGCACATTATCAGTAGGAGCTGCTCGAGCTGATCTAGTGGGTGAAGAGTATCTTAGGACCCGCAGAGGCAACAAAGCAAAGCCTGCACTTCTAGTCCTCGTTTCTCTCATATGCCGCTCACGGTCACTCGCAGCCGCTGAGGAGCGCGCACCACCGGCTCTttgcctctccccttcccacTCTTGCATAGGCTTGCGTAGAGAGACGAGGATACCGTTCTTCCTCTTCGTGCGCTCCATCGGTGCGGCACACCTATGCCTCTTTTTGTTTTAGATTccgtccttctctcttctcctctccacTTTGGAGCATCTCGCTCGCACGAGTTTCTTCTCACCGATGGACCCCATGCACGCGGCTGGGAGACAAGGCTGGGTTCTGTATCCGTTAGGGATGGCGAGGGATGGGGAAGGTGAGAGATACTGGAGGGTTGCTCCATCTAGCGtagaggagagggtggaTTTTCCTGCATTCAGGGAAGGTAGCTAGTAGCAATAGTAGTTGCGAGACACGCCTGGTGGCGCCGAAGATGGGCATCGAGAACGAAACACAACGAGTgttcaaaaaaaaaggctcCGTAATGTCGAGTGTAGCTGTCATTCCTCTCTCGTGGTTCTACTTCGGGGACATGTAGACACAGCATGGAAGCCACGCGCTACAGCGAAGGCTGTTGACGCGTGTTTCGGGTCAAGGAGAACGCAGGGCAGTGCATTTGCTTGGAATGAAAATGACGCTTCAGCCCGCTTCTCACCACAGACTTCCTCACCTGCTGCTTGCAGCGCACGCATCGATGAGGCGCTCTCCTGTAGAGGCGGACCTTCGCACAGTGGCGCTTTTGCACGCGAACTCGCCACGGGCGGTGCGAGAGTGCATCGCGTGACCGGCAAGTCAAACTGCATGATTCCTCTCCGTGCACCGAAATCCTCCttgccttctttttttttcgttttcgacTATCTCGACTATGATGCTGAGATCGTCTGTGCGTACGCTTTGTAAGCTCCCGTGTGCTGTTGGCCCCTCacgcgcgcatacacacccTTGCACACAGAATACAGCGACAGCATCCTCGACCTGCGCACACACTAGCGCGGTGTGGCGTCCAAAGGTTTCTTCCATCCCAGAAGGCTCAGCTTTTCATGCTCTTCCTTGTGCCTAGAAACGCTCATCGCTTTGCTACTCTCTCCATCGTCTTGCGGAGTGaccttctttttccttcttgACGGCATCTGTTTTGttgctcccctcccctccgcacCCACTCGCAGACAAGATGGTGAAGGTAAAGGCTTCCAAGTCGAAGCGCATGTCTTCGAAGCAGCGCCATAAGATTGACCGAAAAAAGCGCGAGCACAAGCGCGATCTGAAGAAGGCGGCCAAGGCGCTTAAAAAGACTGGAATGGCTCCCAAGAGGAGCAAGAAGTCACGCGATATGGCAaagctggcgctgcaggtgtcAAACCGTCACCCAGACAAGGAGCAGATCCTCAGCCACGTACTACAGGCGCGTGAAACTGCGCGCGTGATGAAGGCAGAGCGTCGCGCCCGCAAGGGGACCGACGCCGAGACGGACGGTGGCGAAGAGAACCAGACAGTCAGGGTCGGCGCATGTGCTAGCAACCGGCGTCAGCTGCTCTACATTTCCGCAAAGGACTCGAACCACTTTCGTGTGCAGTTTAACCGCGCGCTCACGGAGCTCATCTttcctgccgcggcgacggccgaGGTTAGTGCCGATGCGCCTACACTGGAgctgcctgctgcggcgtACGTCGTGACGCTCGACGCCCGGTTCGCGGTGCAGTCGATGCCGTGGACTCTGTTGGACGCCATCATTGACCAGGCCGCCGACTACACGGGAGGGCGGAAGGTTCTGCTCCTCTTCACTTTGACGAAGGCAGATGTGGTCTCTGCCCCCGCTATGGTGTCGCAGCTCGCTCTCGTAGCCTtcgccctgcagcagcgctacccCAAAGGCCTCGGCGCCAACATCGTAGCAACCGTCACGCCTTTTTCGGTCCATAgcgagcgcacgcagcgccagTTTCTGCGGGTGCTGAATCAGTTCCGTCAGAACGAGGGTTGCAGCAGTAAGAAGATGGCATCGAACTTGACGGGCAAGATTTGCGCGTTTGTGATTGGCCTGCCCAACACCGGCCGCCGCACGCTGTGCCGTACCCTCTCGAGGGAGGCCAACGAGAGCGGCGTGAGcaccgtgccgctgcgcgccgcccagctgcagctcatccGATCCGGCctcaccgaggaggaggagaaggtgcaCACGAAGTTTGCCATGCCCAATGCCAAGGCAGTGACGCTGGTGCAGCTCCCGGAGGATGCCGGCATGATGAAGGAACTGCATGCCCcggtcggcggcgacgtgctTTTCCGCTCTTTGGCGTTCGTCGAGCGCGCCCCGGAGCCGGAGGCGATGGGATGCGTCTTGTTTGACGGGGTCGCGGACAAGACAACAATGGCGCAGGCCTTCtgcgtgccggcggtgggCGGGGCAGAGGGCGACGAGAAGAAGCCGCTCAAAGTGGCGGAAAAGTTCCTGCGTGAGCTGGGCCGCGCTGTGCGTCGGGATGGTGGCTTCCACGTGTCCCCACTCTTCGCATCGGACGCGGGCACCATGGGCAAGGTGACCAGTAGCGGTCTCACCGGCCACGGAGGCTTCAACTCGGGCCAGCAGTGCAGCCAGTCTACCCTTCTGAATGTCACCTATAGCAACGCAACGCCAAGCAAACTCGTGCACATCTCAACTGTCATGAAGAAAGGCAAGGGCAAGGCTAGCAGGTACCAGAAGGTCtcgcgcgccgacgcgcacaaCGCGCTTCGGCTCGGCGCCCGCACGTTCCTGCGCGAGATGTCGGAGGGGCGCCATGTGCCGTGGGCCGTCATGCGCGCGCCCGGCGACGTCACACTGACGCCTGCACAAGTCGGCGCTGCGTCAGAGATCTTCTCGgtcgcggctgccgaggGCAAGCGACTCGCAGGAACGGACGAGCTGAAAGGCACGGACCACCTCAACGCCCTTGTGGACGTGCTGGCTACAGCGGTGCGTGACATTGCGGTCATTTTGCCAAACGGCGTGGTCGAGATGAGTCCTGACTTCCTGACGCCTCCTCAGTACAAGCTGGAAAAGGACGAGGCGACCGTGGAGGAGACTGATGAGGATGATGTAGAAGAGGCTGCTGGCGAGCAGggtggcagcgacgctgAGGAAAGCTgcgaggaagcggcggaaggcagcgaggagaTCGACctggaggacgacgaggagtCGTAGAGGAGCGCCGTGCCCCTTTTCAGTCTTCGTTTTCTGCGCAGCACGGTATCTTCTCTATCCGTGGACGAAGCGGGCAGAGCCAGCCGCTGACGGAAGGGAGGCGCGCACATCAGGCGTACCGCCGTCGTGTTGCCGTTTTTAACTTCTTTTTCCCCTGTATGTCActcctcgcctccttccGCTCATGCCCCACCACTCTTTCTATGTTGTCGTTGTCTCGGTTCGAGTGCTGCTGAACTCGCCTGACTTTGAGAACACGGCTGATTGGTTTTGGTTTTGGCATCTCCTAAGCGCATCTTGAGTAACTCTCGCATAAACCGCCCGCACAGCCGATTCCGTCTAACAGGCAACGAGGCAGCAAGATTCGCACATTCGGATAAGGCATAAAGAAAAGCGAGGCACATGCCAAAggcacacatatatatatatatatatatatataagtAGGCATCtcggaggcagcagcgacgccgttgctgctactgctgctgatgttggACAGATGGGGCGGTGCATcacgctgctgagcagccGGGGAAAGGAGAACGCGGGTGATGAGATTCAAAGTGAGTCtgtgtcgccgtcgcctctgctCACCGATGACACCTCATGACGCACTTTGATGCTTTCCAtaggcggcgcgctgcactcGTGTGGTGCTGTTAGCGCTCCTGTAATGGTTATGATAGGTGGAGTAGAGGGAGCCTGCGCATGCTTTTTTGCAAAGAAGTGATGCGCAGATAAGAaagcgcatgcgcacacactctCCTTGTTGTCCCACTCCCCTTGTCGTTCACTTTGCGCCAacctcttccccttttctcttcccttctaTGCCCCACCCCTTTTTTGTCTGTCTGCGGCTCGTCTGTACGCGACGTTCCGCCCCTTTCACTTGTTTGCGGCTACGCGGACTCCTTTCACGGCGCGCCTTTCCTTTGCATCCCCCTTTCTCATTTTTACATGAATCCTAATCACAAAGTCAACGCGCCAACTTGTCGTGCTTCTCCCTATTTCTGTGTCTGCATCTGCTAGTTGTAGAAGGCGGAGGAAACCTGCCAAGACGtagtctctctctctctttctcaccCCCTCTTATTCCTCCCTCGTGCGTGTAGGAAGGCGAGAGGCCATTTTGCGTTCCCTGGAGTCACAAATTGTTTGCTCAACACAAGATAGAAAAGCGCCACCATTGTTTGCTGTcgttgtctctctccctctgtgctTGAAATAGCACTCTTGCTTGCTCTAACCGATGGCCATTGAGTTGGCGGAAAGCAACAGGATTGAAACCTTGCTGGGGCTGAGTCGTCGTCTCTTGACTGTCGCTgttgcttctcctcctcgtctgaATTTCTTCTCTTATCCGGTGTCTACGGCGGCGCTTAAGTGGTGACGtttttttgtgttgtttTCCTTCGTTCTTCTTTCGTCTTCCGCTGAGCCGTCGGCATCGGTGATTAGAGACGCCTGTCGTCGACTGTACCACAttctttttttcctgttCTTTAGCGAGTTATtcttccaccgccgctccgcctcgcttcctccctttgtcctgcagcaggccgtgAGCAGAGAAGGACAACAGAAAAAGTTATCTGTAAAACAGAAGCATCCTCAACACCGTCCTCCCCCCATCCTTCCCTCATCGTTTTAATGATTGAACCACCCCTCTTATTGTATTTGGACGCTCCTCATGTTTCACTCCGAGGCGAAGTATGGCCCTCGCCTGCATATGTACCTGTGCCACGTTAGCTCCCATGATGAAGTCCACCCGGCAGACGCGCTTCGCGCGCAGGATGGGTACTCGTGCGGATGGGTCTCGCGGAAACACGCATCGTACCCGCAGGAGATGGGCTTCCGCTTTGACGGTATCGTGTTGGCAAACACCCTACGCATTCTCGCTAACGAAAACAAAATATCGTCGTGCATGGTCGTTTATGTCGCCGAGCCGACGGCACAAGAGGAGCAGGATGGCGTGTGCGGCCCGTATAGCAAGGCAGCCTTCAAGCGTCTTGGCCACGTCAGCTTCTCCAACAACGCGGCCAGTAACTACCAGGCGAGGGAGCTCAAGACCGTTGGCCTACAACGTTGTTGCACGTACCTGAAGCTGGTGTTGCGCAACCCCCATCCTAACGGCTACAACATTTTCCAGCAGGTCGGCGTTGTGGCCCTGGCAGTGTACGGAAATCTGCTGAAGAAGCTGCGGGACTGGATTGATACCCCACTCGCTATTCACGTCGGAGAGTGCGCCACGGTGCCACTGGATGAGATGATGCCCCCCACACACAACGAATACACCCCAGGCACGCCGGCGAGGGTGACCGGCAAGCTCTTCACCCGCATCAGCGAACTGGCTGCTATGAAGCAGAaggccgtggaggaggaggacttTGATGCCGCGGAGGCACTCAGGCAGCAGATCATCACCATCGAGAACGGCGAGCGCGAGGTTGCACAGCTCGAACTAGAAAAACAGCGCGCCGTAGCGTTGGAGAACTACAAGCTAGCCAAGGAACTCAAGCTGCGTATTGAGACCCTCCGAGTGGAAAACGAGAAgatcgccgctgccccgcCAAAAACAGCACCGTCCGCCATGGCTGCGACAGATGCTTTtccatcaccgccgcagcaccgctccCCCACAGTAGGCGCGTCagacagcgccgcagcgcaggaaAAAGGCaacggcaccgcctcctcacgCCCCGTGCAGGGGGGATGGAACGCGCATGACGAGGTAGTAGTAGGCGGCAAGGGCTACTATGACCTCTCCGACGCCACAGGTGGCTTGACGGGCAAGCAGCCAAGCGCCCGGAACGGCGCTGACGAGGACGAGGTACCGCTctccggcgacggcgccgcctggGAGGTCGCCCTCAACACCGCCATCAAGCGCGtctcgacggcgccggccgGGCCATCGCCACTCACtggagacgccgccgcagcagctaAGCCTTACACAAAGGACCTTGGTGTGTACTGCGTAGCTTGCCTGTTTAGCCGAaaggggcagcagcgggaggcGGCCTTGCGTGGCGCCGTGTCGAGTGACGGCTGCCAAGCCCTAGCCTCCCATAGCATTGCTGCATGgacgcagctggtgctgtACATGTCTGTCAAGGGCTACGGTGTCGGGGACCAGGTGGCAGGTGCTGCCATCGCAGCCTGCAACGCTCTGACAAAGATTGTGCAAGGCAAGCTGCCCGGAGCCTCGGCAAACCAGGTCGCCGAGTCTGTCACCAAGGTGCTTCCAGAGCTGACGGCGCGACTCGGCGAGTCAAACGCGCGCGTTCAAGAGAGCGTAGAGAAGACAGTGGTTGCTGTCGCCCGCTCCCCGCTCGGCCATCGCCGCATCGTGGAGTTGCTGCTGGTGGACCCGGACAAGCAAAACAAGAAGCCTGCCAGCGTCCGCGCGCATGTGTCGCGCATTAACATTCTCAGCACCTTTGTGGATGAGTTTGGACTTGCACGCAACGCTCCCGATGGCCTGGACACGCACAGCTTGTGCTccatggtgctgctgcccagcCTTCAGCACTTCAACGCCGATGTGCGGCTGGCCGCGGTGGATCTGTTGGCCAAGTTGCTCTTCCTGGACCCTAGCTCCACGAGCGGCTACCTGGAGGACATCAAGCCGGTTCAGCAGGCACTCATCGAGGAGCAGTTGGAGCAGTACAAGCAGAGCCAGCTCGCTGCTGGCAGCATTGCGCGAAAGGTGTCGGACATGCAAGTGGACACAGTGGCTGTCCAGTCGCGCGGCAGGGGCAGTCCAGTCTCACCCCAGGCACAGCCCCAGCGTTCATCGGCGCCTcgtgcgagagaggcgagtgccgctgccgctgaagaGGCCGATCCTCGCGTCCACACTGCGCCGCTCTTGCAGCAGGCGCCTGCGCTGATAGGCGCGATCGAATACCGCCGGCTGCGTACGTGCCAGTTCTGCGGCGAGTACAATTCAAGCTTTAATGAGCATAACTTGGACCTGCACTACGTAAGTGCCTGTCCGATGCTCTGCCCGTGCCCGCTGTGCGACCAGGTGACAGAAATatgccagctgcagcagcacttgGTGACCGAGTGTGAGAAGCGGCGGCTGGTGCGCGAGTGCCCTCGATGCCACGAGGCAGTCCGCGCAACAGAGTACAACGAGCACCTTGCGGCGAAGAAGTGCATCGAGGCAGTGCCGACGTACAGCGTGTGCCCACTGTGCCACGAGCGCTTCAAGAACAGCATAGACGAGTGGCGCCACCATCTTGCCTCAAGTCCTGGTTGCCCAAACAACCCGCGATGCTACGACGGCTCCGGACTCGCCATGTAACTCCCCTGAgactcctctttctctcactGTGGCTCTGCGAAGCCAGGAAATGGTGGAGGGGCTCGGAGCAGATCGACGCTGCACGCCTGCCCCGGCGAGTGTGCCTTgtaccccaccccctttctcACAATGGGGATGACTGACTCGCTTGTAGTGTGCTCGCCTTCCTCCTATGCCCTTGAgcacctctttttttttgtatgtCTTTCTTCCACCCGAGGAGGGGCCGGATGCAGCCGTGGGTTGCAGCTGAGGCGGGTGACTTGTGGTTGTATCTCCGCCTGTGTTGCTGACATGTTTGTGGATGGGATCTGGATACGCTGTAGCAGCATCCGCGCAGCAACTtgttctctctgtgtgtgttatCTGTGGCATGGAAACCgttgtcgttttttttttcgttgcttgTCGTTGTTtagtcttttttttctctgcgtGATTTGAACCTGCTAAGTGATCTACGACACTGCTAGTGGGATATCCGCCTTGCAGATTTCTGTGTACCTGTACAGTCTGTTTTGTGTGCTCGTCCGTGTGGGTTTATGTGCAcacgagctgctgcaacgcCCTCTTCCCGGCCTCCTCGGCATTTGTCATCGCCCTTCCCTTGCTTGTTCATCTTCCATTCCTCCCTCCGccttttcccctccctcacctcacGCACACCGAGACTTgctcgcttttttttttgataGATGTGCGTGTAATCTTCCCTGATGACGAGGAAcgcctcagtgcgtggtatccGCGGTCCAGTACCCCCACTCTGTGGGAATGCCGAGCAGCCGCCCGCCCCTGTCCCCCGCCAGTGCCGAGGCACTTCTGCTGCTGATAGGGCCAGGCACCTACGGCGTGtgggaggtcagagcgactTATCGctactgatgtcggcggccgggtgctggatggcgctgcgccggagCGACCTGTGATTGTGAGCATAtttgtgccatccatatgatGGCTAGAGTGTgagcgtgactcgagcgtatttcgcccggccctcactgcccTGCTAGCGAGGGCGCTTGTGTGCCACCCGGAGGGTGATGCGCCgggtggcgagcagcacaaTGGGAAGCGACTGTGAGGCAGCCTGCTtggtgggcgggtgggcagagtttgaggcagagacggcgcTCCGATGACTgtgtcggcgcattgctgtaacGCGCTtctagcgctgcttcgcaccgcgcggaatgggggcctgtgacaggctGTGAGGGGTAGGGTGGAGTGGAGCTCGTGCTGTATGGCGGAGGATGGGCGCGCCGGGAAAAGAGCCTTTCTTGTGTGAAACGAACTCGGTGCAGCCTctgctttcttttctgcttGCCTTCTTTTTAGGTGTTGGCTTTTGTGCGTTTACGGACTGGCTTGATCGCTGTGCAAATGACGGTGTGGTGTGGATGAGGTGTTGAGGACGTGGCTGGGGCGATTTGATGTGGGAGGTAAAAAAGGGAATGCATCACGCTAACCTTCTCCGCCATGCAGAGGCTTAGGAGGGGATgaggagaaaaagaaaatgcAGAGCTGCGCATACCGACACACCCGACGCTTGCGatgcgtctctgtgtgtgtgctctctgcTAGTGCGCCGTGTACCACCCGCACGAACTCACAGAATGGAATGTTATGCAACAAGTaaatagaaaaaaaaacaggaaTAGCAAGCTCAACATGATCAGGGAAGGGTCCTGCAGTGCTACACGGGGTCGCCGCGCCTTCGGTCTGTTTCAGTTGTTGTTCCGTGGGTGTCTCCTCTACCCTCTTTTCTGTAGTGATCCTCACAACCCCCGGCCCCCCGCTACCAGACGCACGTTGTGAGGGCTGAGAGTGGGCGAGTGCTTACAGCTGTTGCGTACTCGCGGCCGACATTTGGCTGCCATCCTCCACTATTCAGCATCATGGTAGGTTCTTGCAGTGTATGTAGAGTTCAGCCCCCGCTGCCCTACCGGGCTCACTGGAAGTAGAGGGGTCTCTACGTGTCGAACCCATGCGCAGAGAGTGGCCAGAATTCTCCTGCTTACTGGCTGTAGCATTTATTCTGGACCTCGTGTATGCTCACCACCGACAACCTTCTCTGCAACCTCCCGCACTCGCcacgccgcctccacacATACCTACTCGCTTTGTGGGTTGTCAACACACCTGCCATGATCACCTGcagcgaaaagaagaaacatAGTTTCGAACACATACGTATACAGGatctcaaaaaaaaagtgttGTGCGTTGACCACGacacctctctctttttccctcGTTCTGCGCGCAGTGTCTCTCCGTCTTTCCGGGCACCTCCGCTACTTTCCTGTAcaccgccctccctctctcttgtgtgcAACTGCGCATTTTTGTCTCCCCACTTCACTGTTGCCCTCGCGTTTTCGCAGCTTCGATAACGGAGCGACTCGGACGAACAATCACACGACACCAGCAAGACCCCCACAGAGCGCATGATGAGTCTGTCGCCGAGTCGTGGTGGCCCGCAGGCCGCCGGGACCACTGCTGTGGAGACGGAGGTGCAGGAACTGCTTTCGCGGGAGCTGTCCTCGCGCAATGCGGATGGCGATCCGGATGCCACGGCCCTTCTCGTCGAGCACATCCGCCGTGGCAACGGTGGCGCTGTCCTCGAGGGGATCCGTCAGAACTTCAAGTACAACCCGCCCGCGACGCAGATCTGCATGGTGACTGTGATGGATCAGTGCCTCATGCATAGCGGTCCGCAGTTTGCTGTGATGCTGTCGTCGGAGAAGTGGACGGATCGTCTGTTCAAGGTCGCCAAGACGACCACTGCGAATGAGGTGCGCGAGAAGATTATCTGCACTGTCATCAAGTGGTACCAGCGCTACCACACGAGCGGCCACCAACGTCTGATGCAGCGCTTTCAGCAGAGCCGCGTCCTCGGTGAGCCGTTTCAGCGTATCTTCACCAGGATGGTCAaggaccagcagcagccgcgttCTACTAAGTCTCCTCAACGCGACTTCACCACCCTCAACGCAGCCAACCGCAACGAAATCCTCGACACGGAGGAGACGATTCTGCTGGAGTGTCAGGGCGATCTGGCCTCTCTCGAGTACGCACTGGAGCATCCGCAGATTCTCCCGGATACCGAGATTGCAAACGAATGCAAGGAGCACAAGCtggtgtgcatgcgcatgctCGAGTCCGGACAGCACGAGCGCATCGCAACTGAACTGATGAGTCTTATCGAACGTTTTTCCGAGGCTCTGAGCCTGTTCGAGGCGATGACCGGCATCGACGTCGGCGAGGGCGATGCCGCCAAGCGGCGCGCCATGGCCGACAAGGATTTGGAGGAGACGGatagcgacgacgacgacgagcagcggctgctgcgccagcgccgcagagGTGTCAAGCGTGCTGATGCGACTGCGGTGATGATGCAGGCACAACAGGAGACGGAGAACTTGGTTAACCGCGAgcgcacggaggcgctgcagctgcgagcgcagctggaggagctgcgccagaAGCACGAGGAACTGCAGAACAAGTACAAGGACGCCAAGGCGAAGAACAAGGAGGCCGTGGGCATGCTGGAGCAGTACGCCCAGCGCGTGGAGATGCTGGAGACGGGTGCCAACGGAGCCAACTCCCACCTATCACCTCTGCCAGTGCTGGGTGCCACCTCGCTTGGCGCGCTGGGCTCTGCTGCCGGTAAAGGCTCCATGTCACCGGCGCTCACCGCAAACATGCGCAGCTTCTTGGCAGCTGTTCGCAAGTCCCTGCGCGAAATCAAGGAGGTGTACTGCACTGACCTCTCTCAGCAGGGCCGATATTATTCAGCGCAGATTTCGAACGCCATGGCCGCCATGATCCAAGCGAGCGACATGGACCGCGAGGCCGACCGCAAGGCACTGCAGTGGACGCAGGAGCTGTACAGGCGGGAGGTGAAGCTGCGCAAACAGTACTACAATACCATTCAGGAGCTGAAGGGCAACATCCGCGTGTATTGCCGTGTGCGGCCGATGCTGCCTAAGGAGATCGAGGGCGGCTACTCGGACGTCATGTCGTACCCCACGCAGGACGAGGTGAGG contains the following coding sequences:
- a CDS encoding putative C-terminal motor kinesin, which codes for MSLSPSRGGPQAAGTTAVETEVQELLSRELSSRNADGDPDATALLVEHIRRGNGGAVLEGIRQNFKYNPPATQICMVTVMDQCLMHSGPQFAVMLSSEKWTDRLFKVAKTTTANEVREKIICTVIKWYQRYHTSGHQRLMQRFQQSRVLGEPFQRIFTRMVKDQQQPRSTKSPQRDFTTLNAANRNEILDTEETILLECQGDLASLEYALEHPQILPDTEIANECKEHKLVCMRMLESGQHERIATELMSLIERFSEALSLFEAMTGIDVGEGDAAKRRAMADKDLEETDSDDDDEQRLLRQRRRGVKRADATAVMMQAQQETENLVNRERTEALQLRAQLEELRQKHEELQNKYKDAKAKNKEAVGMLEQYAQRVEMLETGANGANSHLSPLPVLGATSLGALGSAAGKGSMSPALTANMRSFLAAVRKSLREIKEVYCTDLSQQGRYYSAQISNAMAAMIQASDMDREADRKALQWTQELYRREVKLRKQYYNTIQELKGNIRVYCRVRPMLPKEIEGGYSDVMSYPTQDEVRFIDASGRPKLFEFDEVYPPTAPQARVFEDTAPLIDSVVDGFNVCIFAYGQTGSGKTFTMNGTEGENKGINTRALERLFEIIEERKETEASTVTVSVLEIYCEQIRDLLATKKEAAGLTYEVKQGGPYGTYVTNLKEVPVTSAGDIDGIMATAQTHRSEGMTNMNEHSSRSHMLLYIIVRTTNKQTNMQGYGKLSLIDLAGSERVDKSGAEGQRLKEAVAINKSLSALGDVIAGLAQNSKHVPFRNSALTFLLQDSMAGQAKVLMFVCVSPASYNASESSSSLLFASRARGVAFGQIKKNATTEKAS